The following proteins are co-located in the Rhea pennata isolate bPtePen1 chromosome 2, bPtePen1.pri, whole genome shotgun sequence genome:
- the TIGD5 gene encoding tigger transposable element-derived protein 5, which translates to MPGGEAGRGTAGMAGGRQGGGSVKMALRRAYSIKDKLEAIERVKKGERQASVCRAFGVPGGTLRGWLKDEAKLRWFLEQLGGEVGTQRKKMRLANEEEIDRAVYAWFLALRQHGVPLSGPLIQAQAEAFARQIYGPECTFKASHGWFWRWQKRHGISSQRIYGEGGLAAEPERAPAACPEPPLPDAGGYGDEQIYNANVTGLYWKLLPGQPRRRAAPGERVTVLLAANLTGSHKLKPLVVGGLRNPPSLRHHNQDKFPACYRYSPEARLGLALLRAWFFEDFVPGVKRYLRRSCLQQKAVLLLSCPPPPSGAGPEETPPLQTPDGAIRALFLSKGPAGGGGGRIPAPLEQGVVSAFKQLYKRELLRLAVSCAAGGSGGGGPVDFVRSFLLKDMLYLAGLSWDLIPPGSIEKCWLLGLRAAFEPQPGEEEQGDPPRGEEGSGDSKVFSDLTHLAALAYKRLAPEEVADWLHLDDAAPGMEEDDGEEDAEDEGPGGFGVDEEEEVATGDGGGGGGGGGAGEGGDPLLPTAREAIRGLETALRWLESQDPRQVGPLKLVQLRSLISMAQRLHRGGSPDS; encoded by the coding sequence ATGCCCGGGGGGGAGGCGGGCAGGGGGACGGCCGGCatggcgggcgggcggcagggcgGCGGGTCGGTGAAGATGGCGCTGCGGCGGGCTTACTCCATCAAGGACAAGCTGGAGGCCATCGAGCGGGTGAAGAAGGGCGAGCGGCAGGCGTCGGTGTGCCGGGCCTTCGGGGTGCCGGGCGGCACGCTGCGGGGCTGGCTGAAGGACGAGGCCAAGCTGCGCTGGTTCCTGGAGCAGCTGGGCGGCGAGGTGGGCACCCAGCGCAAGAAGATGCGCCTGGCCAACGAGGAGGAGATCGACCGCGCCGTCTACGCCTGGTTCCTCGCCCTGCGCCAGCACGGCGTGCCCCTCTCCGGGCCCCTCATCCAGGCGCAGGCCGAGGCCTTCGCCCGCCAGATCTACGGGCCCGAGTGCACCTTCAAGGCGAGCCACGGCTGGTTCTGGCGCTGGCAGAAGCGCCACGGCATCTCCAGCCAGCGCATCTACGGCGAGGGCGGCCTGGCCGCCGAGCCCGAGCGGgcccccgccgcctgccccgaGCCGCCGCTGCCCGACGCCGGCGGCTACGGCGACGAGCAGATCTACAACGCCAACGTCACCGGGCTCTACTGGAAGCTGCTGCCGGGGCagccgcgccggcgggcggcccccggcgAGCGGGTCACCGTGCTGCTGGCCGCCAACTTGACGGGCTCCCACAAGCTCAAGCCGCTGGTGGTCGGCGGCCTCCGCAATCCCCCCAGCCTCCGGCACCACAACCAGGACAAATTCCCCGCTTGCTACCGCTACAGCCCCgaggccaggctggggctggccCTCCTGCGCGCCTGGTTCTTCGAGGACTTTGTGCCCGGTGTCAAGAGGTACCTGCGCcgcagctgcctgcagcagaaggccgtgctgctgctcagctgcccCCCGCCACCCTCCGGGGCCGGCCCCGAGGAGACCCCGCCGCTGCAGACGCCCGACGGCGCCATCCGCGCCCTCTTCCTTTCCAAGGGCCCCGCCGGAGGAGGCGGGGGCCGAATCCCGGCCCCCTTGGAGCAGGGGGTGGTGTCCGCCTTCAAGCAGCTCTACAAGCGGGAATTGCTGCGCCTGGCCGTGTCATGtgcggccggcggctccggcgggggTGGCCCCGTGGATTTCGTGCGGTCCTTTCTGCTTAAGGACATGCTCTACTTGGCCGGCCTCTCCTGGGACCTCATCCCTCCTGGCTCCATCGAGAAGTGCTGGCTGCTGGGACTGCGCGCTGCCTTCGAGCCCCAGCCCGGGGAGGAAGAGCAAGGAGACCCGccgcggggggaggaggggagtgGGGACAGCAAAGTCTTCAGTGACCTTACCCACCTGGCCGCCCTGGCCTACAAGCGCTTGGCTCCCGAGGAGGTGGCCGACTGGCTGCACTTGGATGACGCGGCCCCAGGCATGGAGGAGGATGATGGGGAAGAGGATGCTGAGGACGAAGGCCCCGGTGGCTTCGGGGTGGAcgaagaggaggaggtggccACCGGGGATGGGGGTGGcggaggaggaggtggtggggctggggaagggggggacCCCTTGCTGCCCACGGCCCGGGAAGCTATCCGAGGTCTGGAGACGGCACTGCGCTGGCTGGAGAGCCAGGACCCCCGGCAAGTGGGGCCGCTGAAGTTGGTGCAGCTCCGCTCCCTCATCAGCATGGCCCAGCGGCTGCaccgcggcggcagccccgATTCCTAG
- the LOC134136655 gene encoding protein brambleberry-like produces MLLRGCWVLLLLPLLPLLCTPAAGLLSWLGLGAAPQEEVAVVTPQALQPSGPPPVPFEMTLGDERFLAEAERWDPSPLDSCQHQVVAQLRSSCADLSEEEVAKLGVALFNCQASAEGRRTYPCGLDVPLERCTAAMDPDTWTAYHVVSNRARAVCYAARQLEFRRRTERAVAALAAAAASQLEAMRALKEEQAALRELTAESLQRALSGQRELLAQQERLRGSQGQMETSIHSSLEQLAQEKALLATWQHHIAQLVEGITEKMENMSHHLAVQDEGLQEGHRTVLTDLSRAQERAQDVYSKIESHLVLFLAYQNRTARGYDEVVGKLQRMNQSLELALAAVDSLRSQLESWLQHIRAVLSWAGLGPSAASTCILHGAYFLLLALLLAFLQAPALPRAALLLLVISNAAHQLRGAGSLGFPALSALLGLVAAGHRLLAATRCRAAGAPLPALSLGAGQPHCHLTSTPERYEASFSRGGFETCPLRDRLELSYLQERCFKPFIGSSGSQG; encoded by the exons ATGCTGCTGCGgggctgctgggtgctgctgctgctgccgctgctgccgctgctgtGCACCCCGGCCGCTGGGCTCCTCAGCTGGCTGGGCCTCGGCGCTGCTCCCCAGGAGGAGGTGGCGGTGGTGACCCCCCAGGCACTGCAGCCCAGCGGCCCCCCACCCGTCCCCTTTGAGATGACGCTGGGGGACGAGCGGTTCCTGGCCGAAGCCGAGCGCTGGGACCCGTCGCCCCTGGACTCCTGCCAGCACCAG GTCGTGGCCCAGCTCCGCTCGTCCTGCGCCGACCTGAGCGAGGAGGAGGTGGCCAAGCTGGGGGTGGCTCTGTTCAACTGCCAGGCCAGCGCCGAGGGTCGTCGCACCTACCCCTGCGGCCTGGATGTG CCGCTGGAGCGCTGCACGGCCGCCATGGACCCCGACACCTGGACTGCCTACCACGTCGTCAGCAACCGGGCCCGCGCCGTCTGCTACGCCGCCCGGCAGCTGGAGTTCAGGCGCCGCACCGAGCGCGCCGTGGCCGCCctcgccgccgctgccgccagcCAGCTCGAAGCCATGCGGGCGCTGAAG GAGGAGCAGGCGGCGCTGCGGGAGCTGACGGCCGAGTCGCTGCAGCGGGCGCTGAGCGGGCAGCGGGAGCTGCTGGCGCAGCAGGAGAGGCTTCGGGGCAGCCAGGGCCAGATGGAGACCTCCATCCACAGCAGCCTGGAGCAGCTGGCGCAGGAGAAGGCCCTGCTTGCCACCTGGCAGCACCACATAGCCCAGCTCGTGGAGGGCATCACCGAGAAGATGG AGAACATGAGCCACCACCTGGCCGTGCAGGATGAAGGGCTCCAGGAAGGGCACCGGACCGTCCTGACCGACCTCAGCCGAGCGCAGGAGAGAGCTCAGGACGTCTACTCCAAAATCG AGAGCCACCTGGTCCTCTTCCTGGCCTACCAGAACCGAACGGCGCGGGGCTATGATGAGGTGGTGGGGAAACTGCAGAGGATGAACCAGAGCTTGGAGCTGGCGCTGGCCGCCGTGGACAGCCTGCGGAGCCAACTGGAGAGCTGGCTGCAGCACATCCGGGCCGTCCTCTCCTGGGCTG GGCTTGGCCCGAGTGCCGCCTCCACCTGCATCCTGCACGGCGCCTacttcctgctgctggccctgctgctggccttccTGCaggcgcccgcgctgccccgcgccgccctcctGCTCCTCGTCATCTCCAACGCTGCCCACCAgctccgcggcgccggctcccTTGGCTTCCCGGCCCTCTCGGCTCTCCTGGGCCTCGTGGCGGCAG GGCACCGGCTGCTGGCGGCCACACGGTGCCGTGCCGCGGGAGCCCCGCTGCCGGCACTGTCCCTGGGCGCTGGGCAGCCCCACTGTCACCTCACCTCTACTCCCGAGAGGTATGAGGCTTCCTTCTCACGCGGGGGTTTCGAAACATGCCCGCTGCGGGACAGGCTGGAGCTGAGTTACCTGCAAG
- the PYCR3 gene encoding pyrroline-5-carboxylate reductase 3, producing MEAAELRVGFVGAGRMAGGVARGLLLAGRVPAGNILASAPSDRNLGTFRESGCRTTHCNLEVLQDSTLVFLATKPHVLPGVLQEIRPAVCPHHIIVSLAAGVTLQTLQQLLPAGTKVLRLMPNLPCVVQAGAMVFSRGDGAGEPEAALLKSLLSSCGLCEEVPESYINIHTGLSGSGVAYVYLFAEALAEGAVKMGMPGPLASRIAAQTLLGAAKMMLETGEHPAKLRGDVCTPGGTTIHALHQLEKGALRATVMSAVEAATNRACNMGKD from the exons ATGGAGGCGGCGGAGCTGCGGGTCGGGTTCGTGGGCGCCGGGCGGATGGCGGGCGGCGTGGcgcgggggctgctgctggcag GAAGGGTGCCAGCCGGCAACATCCTGGCCAGCGCACCCTCGGACAGAAACCTGGGCACTTTCCGG GAGTCCGGCTGCCGAACGACGCACTGCAACCTGGAGGTGCTGCAGGACAGCACCCTGGTGTTCCTGGCCACCAAGCCCCACGTCCTGCCGGGCGTCCTGCAGGAGATCCGGCCCGCCGTCTGCCCGCACCACATCATCGTCTCGCTGGCGGCCGGCGTCACCCTCCAGACCCTGCAGCAG ctgctccctgcGGGGACTAAGGTGCTGCGGCTCATGCCCAACCTGCCGTGCGTGGTGCAGGCAGGGGCGATGGTGTTCTCCCGGGGCGATGGAGCCGGCGAGCCGGAGGCTGCCCTGCTCAAGAGCCTGCTCTCCTCCTGCGGGCTCTGCGAGGAGGTGCCCGAGTCCTACATCAACATCCACACGGGCCTCAGCGGCAGCGGGGTGGCCTAC GTGTACCTGTTCGCCGAAGCCCTGGCCGAGGGAGCTGTGAAGATGGGCATGCCAGGCCCCTTAGCCAGCCGGATCGCGGCCCAGACACTGCTG GGTGCGGCAAAGATGATGCTGGAGACGGGGGAGCACCCGGCGAAGCTGCGCGGCGACGTCTGCACGCCCGGAGGCACCACCATCCACGCGCTGCACCAGCTGGAGAAGGGCGCGCTGCGGGCCACCGTCATGAGCGCCGTGGAGGCTGCCACCAACCGGGCCTGCAACATGGGCAAGGACTAG